The Bacteroidia bacterium genomic interval TGGAAGGAGAAATCAGCTATTCCCGCATTCTAAAGCTGGAATCTCTCCAGCCTTATACTGTTTTACTGGGGAATCCGGTTTTGAAAAAATTACAAGTAGCTGTTGAGCATAATGAACAAGGGCTTTTCCAATTGGAGATCATCAATTTGACGGGTGCAGAGGTCCTGAGAGATCAATTTTTTAAGGAACAAGATCGCATCGAAATGCTTTATGATCTTGAGCATTTACCTTCAGGCATGTATTTGCTGAAAATCTCCTCAAAAGATTATAATTTCGCCCAAAGAATTTCGAAGATCTAGGGTCTGAATCAGGACTCACACTATATATGGAAGAAGAACTTGGCCAGGAACTCAGGCGGGCAAAGGATAAACGGGCAGAAACCCGAAAATTCTTTGCCCGCCTGAGAAAAAAGAAACCTAAGAAGCTCGATCAATACGTCAGTGAATTTCACGATGAGGTTTTTGAGGAAATCGATTGTCTGAGCTGCGCAAATTGTTGCAAGACGACCAGTCCGGTTTTTACGGATAGAGACATCGAACGCATCGCCAAACATTTGCGAATGAAGCCTTCTCAATTTGTTGAGGAGTATCTACACATGGATGAGGAAAGGGATTATGTATTAAATGTGGCGCCCTGTCCCTTTCTGCTCCCTGACAATTGCTGTATGATCTATGACGTGCGGCCAAAGGCATGTCGGGAATATCCACATACCAATCGAAAGAGATTTCATCAGGTATTAGGACTTACACTAAAAAATACTGAGATATGTCCGGCTACGGCCAGGATTGTATCCAAATTGGCAGAAGTAAATTTCTAATCTTTTTTCTCTATGATTTCATAGCCAGGACAGCGGAGTACCGGTTGAGGGGGATATTTGCGGTACCTGGGATCTTCCTTGCTTTTATCGCAGAGGTAAAAGACGCTTCCCCGCTTATTGCGGATTTCGCGCTTGTTTTTGCAAGAAAGACAGAGGGAGCTGCTAAACATGCCGCAAATATCGGGATTTTGCTATAAAAAAAGGTCCCTTCCTTGAAATAAAAAAGGTCGTGTCACCCTGAACGAAGTAAAGGGTCTACATCCTATTTCAGCAGCTTTCCCCACTCACAAAAAAAGACAATCTGTCATCCCGGAATCTCTAGTTCCCAAAATGCTTGCAAGAGATCCCGGCTCTAGAATTAAGGCCGGGATGACAATTTATAATTATGAGAAACAGGCTTTCACATTCCCCTAAACCTACTCATACATCAAACTACAGCCCCGTATCTCGGCCGTATCCAAACGCCCCAGCACCTCAAAACTCCCATCCTCATGTATCCTGCCAATATCATCTGTAGCGATAAAAGCACAAGAATGAATATTAGCCAGGTCAATGATATGCAGCCTCCCCGAAATGCCTGCTTTTTGGATAAGGCGGTTTAGGTGAATGTCCGAAACAAATACCTGCATACTGGGAGCTGTGCGAAAGCGGCCACTTTCCACTGTATATGCCTGACTCATCAATTCAGTCATCCCGTATTCTGAACAGATCCTTTCTAGCCCTAATCCTTCCTTTAAATGCGCATGTAATTCCTCTCGAATCATTTCCTTTTTCCTCCCTTTCATCCCACCTGTCTCCATTACAATCGTATCAGCTGGTAAGGTGATTTTTTCCTTATCCACAAAATCCAGTAAAGCATAAGCCACCCCGATCAGAATGATCCTTTCGCCTGCATCTATTGCTTCATAAATAGCCTTTCTCAGCTCCGCGAAATTATAGAGATAAAAACCACTGCCCGGCAGTCCAAAATGATCGATCCAGTTTTTTACCATATGAACCAAAGAGGAGCTACCTCTCTCCAGATAGGAAGGCAACAAAGCCAGAATCTTGTATTCCCCTTCCGCAAAAAAATGATGAAAGCCCTGAAGGCTGATTTGGTCATATAAGGAAACATCCTTCACAAAATGTCTCGAAGGAGTTTGGCCACTAGTTCCACTGCTTTTGAAGATCATTTCCTCCTGCCAATCCCCCGCTTTCATCTCAAAATGCTTGAAAAATTCAATCGGAATGGATTGCCGTTCCTCCCTACCCAACCTTTTACAGTAATCCCGTATAACCATATTCTGGTCTAATTGATAGCGCCATAATTCCTCAGACTTCTGCTCAAAGTCAAAGGTTCCGGACAGGAGAATTTTCGCAAAGGAGTCGGGATCAAATGTATTCATAACCCTTTTCGTATTTTGGGGTTAATAGATAAGGTACTAACTTCAGACCTAAGATAAATCCAGTACAAATCTTATTTGCTAACAAAGCCTTTTATTCAGCAGCCTTCACATTTATCGTCCTGTTGAACAATCTGTCCATTAGCATGTTTTACAAATTCAACAAAGATTTCTTTAATGCCTGATTTTTCATCGCTTACAAAGATAAAAACCCTCGGCGAACTTAGAGCCAGCTCATATACCCCAAAAAGTGTTAAAGACGAACTTAGAGAGAACCTGATTCAGAAAATGAAATCAGGTGAAACTATTTTCAAGGGGATTCTTGGCTATGAGGAAACCGTAATACCCGATATACAAAGAGCCATCCTTTCCCGACACAACATCATTTTACTGGGACTAAGAGGACAGGCCAAAACACGGATCGCCAGACAAATGCTCGATCTTCTGGACGAATACATTCCTATCGTTCAAGGATCGGAGGTACGAGATGATCCTTTTCAACCGATTTCTCGTTATGCGCGTGATCTTATCGCTGAGCAAGGCGACGATACCCCTGTAGAGTGGGTACATAGAGATACGCGTTATGCAGAAAAACTGGCGACACCTGATGTAACGGTTGCCGATTTGATTGGAGATGTTGATCCGATCAAAGCTGCGACCTTGAAGTTGCCTTATTCTGATGAAAGGGTCATCCACTTTGGATTGATTCCTCGTTCGCATAGAGGCCTTTTCACCATCAATGAATTGCCGGATCTTCAGCCTCGTATTCAGGTAGCACTTTTCAATATTTTGCAGGAAAGTGATATTCAGATCAGAGGTTTCCAATTGCGTTTCCCTTTGGATGTACAATTTGTCTTCACCGCCAATCCGGAAGATTACACCAATAGAGGTAGCATCGTTACTCCTTTGAAAGACCGGATCGAAAGCCAGATTCTAACTCATTATCCAAAATCCCTCGACCTTTCTTTAGCTATTACACAGCAGGAAGCTCGTTTGGCTGAAGCCCAAAGAGAAAGGGTAGAAATTGCACCGATTTGTGCCAAATTGGTAGAACAGGTAGCGATTGAAGCCAGAGAAAGTGAGTATGTAGATGAAAAAAGCGGGGTATCTGCCCGTCTGACCATTTCGGCTTACGAAAACCTGAATTCAGCGGTGGAAAGGAGAAGCATTCTCAATGGGGAAGACAAAGGCTATAGCCGTATTTCGGACCTCATGGGAGTAATTCCTGCTATTACGGGAAAGATAGAATTGGTGTATGAAGGAGAACAGGAAGGGCCAGCCATTGTAGCTTCCAAGCTTATCAGCAAGGCCATCAGGTCTGCCTTTGTAGACTATTTCCCCAATCCGGAAAAGCTCAAAAGAAATGCCCCAGAAAATCCGTATCGCGAGATTACCCAGTGGTTTGGACGTGGTCATGTGGTTGATCTGATGAACAATAGTTCAGAAAAGGAATTCAGGAAAGACCTCGACGGTATTCCTGGCCTGGATAAACTGGTCAAGGACTATCACCCCAAAGCCAGTGGTGAAGAAAAATATCTCCTGATGGAATTTGTCCTTCACGGACTTGCAGAATATTCCTTACTCAGCAAACAAGGCCTGGAATCCGGCCTTCAGTTCAAGGACCTCCTCAGCGGCATGCTCAACATCGATGATTTCGGAGTTGATGATGACGATGATGATTATGGAGGGTATTATGAGAAAGGATAGCAGGGAGTTGAAGTAAGATTAAAGAACAAGGAATGGAGAAGTAAGAAGGGATTAGTTAAACTTCCTCAATCTCCATTCCTTGTTCCTTGTTCTTCATTCCATTAAGAAAGCGTGTTGGCGTGTTGGAGTAATTTTTTTCCAGAACACTAGAACACTACAACACCTCTTCTCTCATTTCATCCCTCAAACATAGAAATCTTTGGGATCGGTCTTGCAAAACTCCAACAGAAAGTCGGTAATATTTGCCATACAGTGTTCCAGCCATTTCTGACCTTTATCTACGCTGGCCTGATAGGGATTTCCCACTCCAGTATCCTTGGTTACGGATGTCCACTTTCTTTGGGAATAGACCCAACCTTCCTGAAAAGCCTTAAAGCGAAATTTCTTAGCGGCTCCATCTCCTGCTTCTGAAAGATTCTTTACCAATTGAGGAGCAATGGTCATCATGACACTGGTCTCCATTTCGCCTGCATGATCGGGCTTATGCTCGAAAAAGTTTTGCCAATCTCCGCCCGACTGAAACCAGTTGAGGCCACAAATGAAGAGATCCGGATAAATGGGATAAAGTTCACGGATCATATTCTTAAAATTATTAGCTCCATGTCCATTAAAGATCATGAGTTTTTTGATCCCGGCCTCCCGCACAGCCTCAGCAACATCCTTTAGCACGGCATACTGCGTGCTGGGATTCATATTGATACAAAGTTTCACATCCAGTTGGCCGGTATTTATGCCAAAGGGAACACAGGGCAATAAAATGGGTTTAGATCCGGCTTCCCAGACACGTTTGCACACTTCATACATAATGTGATCGGCCTGTATATTATCTGTAGCATAGGGCAGGTGATAATTATGGGCTTCGGTGGCACCCCAGGGAAGGATCGCAACATCAAAATCTGTATCCTTTACTTCTTTCCAGCTAGTTTCGGCAAGGATATAAGGTCGGGCTGAGTAATTCATGTAGGTAATATTGGCAATAAAGGCTAATGATTCGGAGCCTTAAATTGTAAATTTTGTTTGATTTTTTTGAGTGAAAGAGCAAAAAGGCGATTCTATTCGGGCTTTCAAACTAATTAGGTAGCACTGCATACCATTGGGGAGGCAAGTTATTCCTAACAGACAATTAGCTTCTTTTTGCTCTCTACATGTTCGTAGATTGGGATATTCTTTGATAATTCTTTTACTAGAAAAGTTTCTTATGTTACTACGGGCACTCTTCCTCCTTGCCTTGATATTGCCCTATCCTTTTGCGCACGCTCAAAGTGTAAAATCAAATCTTCCCTTTAGCAAGTCTTTATTGACTGCTCCGGGGGTAAATTACTATCCACATCAGTGGCCAGAAGATCAGTGGGAAAAAGACCTGAAAAACATGGCCAGCATGGGGATTGAATTTGTCAATGTCGGGGATCAAGCCTGGGCATCCTGGCAAAGATCTGAAGGAGCGGCCCAGCTGTCAGGTTTAGAGAAAGTAGTTTCTCTGGCCGAACAAGCCGGTTTAGAAGTAGTCATTACGATTCCTATTATGGATGCGCCAGCCTGGCTGCGCTCATCCTATGAAAATATTGCAAATGTAGGTATCCCTCAACTCTCAAATGAGGTTTACCATGCTGCTGTACAGACCCTGGTAAAGGGCATGGCCAGAAAATTTGCCAATAATGATGCAGTGGCAGGCTTTATCATTCCCTCACTCAGCAAAGAGCAATGGGAAGGAATTGATAGAAGCCAGTTTTCTCAAAAACTGTTTCAGGAATACCTCGAAAGAAATTACCGTAGCATTGATTCTTTAAATACGGCATGGGGAATGGCTTTTGTAGGAGAGACCTATTCCAGTTTTGGAGAAATTTACCTACCTATAAAAGGAAATATAGAGCATCCCCTCATGAACTTGAGCTATCGCCAGTTCAGAGCCGATGAGTTACAATCCTTCTTACAGGATCAAATCAAGGAATTAGCGGCTTATATCCCCGAAAATCAGTGGATCAGTTTGCATGTGAAGGAAATGGCTTCTTTTCAAAATCCCTGGGAATATGAAAAGCTGGATTTTTTATCCTGGTCTCGTTCGAATGATTTCATCGGATATGCTGATGCTTTCGAAATGGGCGTATCAACCGCTTTTTCAAATGCATTCTTCCAAAGCACAGGATCTCTGGGTTTTAGCGAGCAGGGAACCAATCGCTATATTCCTTCGACTCAACGCATAGCACTTTATAATGCCCTCGCCAGTGGAAATCAATTCATAAGTCCCTACAGATATCGTCAGCCGAGTTTTCATATAGGAAATGCTGAAGCTGCCCTGCTAAAAAGGGATGGGAAAACCCTCACGGCTTATGGAGAGACCTACAAGCAATTTATGGGGGAATTGAAACTCATCCGCGACAAATACCCTAAGTTGGTTGAAACTCCTGCAGCAATAAAAAGTAGAAATACCGCCATTTTATATAGCCCCCAACTTTTGAGAAACGCCAGCTATCAAAATGAAGAAGAAGGCTGGGACTACGAGAATCATTTGGCCGGCTATCATAAAGTGCTCCGCTCCATGGGTTGTCCCGTGAGCTTTATTCAGGGCAATCAGGATTTTTTCAAATACAAAGTGCTGATCGTAGCTGGATATGAGCATATTGATGAAAGGCTTGTAAAAAGATTAGAAGATTTTGCCAAAAAAGGAGGAAATGTAATTTTCACGGCAAGATCTGCAACCAAAGATGCCAGCGGTTCCTATTTGGCTAAAGGGCCATCAAGTCCGATTGAGAAATTGATTGGGGCGAAAGTGGTTCATACAGATCAAATTCCTGGAACTGGCCAAAGCAAAATCAACCACAAAGGCCAAAGTTATAAATGGAGCAGCTGGGGGGAGGTACTCGAACTTTCGGGAAGTATCCCACTTGCTACCCATGGAGCACAATACTATAGTGGCCGTGCTGCAGCATCTTTTAAAACCTTAAGTAGAGGAAGTTTCAGCTACTTTGGCTTTGACACGGATGAAAAACTCCTGGAACAAGCCCTGGTAAGAAAAATATTTGAAAGAATGAGGCTTTCCTTTGACCGCATGGAATTGGGCATGGTAAAAGCCTGGAGAGATGGATTCTGGTTCGGGATGAATTTTGGGAAAGAAAGCCAACGTGTTCCTATGGATCCTTATAACACGATGTATGTAGGTACGCTTGATCTGGGTAGAGGAGAAGTAAATGTATGGAGAGAACGGGTCCAGGATGAATCTACAAAAACAAAGGTTTCCAATATTTCTACCAAAAGTAAAGCACCCGTAACTGCCAGTAAAGACGCGCCAAAAGAAAAAAATGCTAAGGACAAGAAGGTGAAGGATAAAAAAGTGAATGAAAAAGCAGCAGGCGAAAAGTCTTTATTCGAGCAGACGATTCAAAACAGGAAAAAGAAAAACAATTGATTCTGAACAATACATGGTTTATGCCGGATCCTTTGGGTCCGGCTTTTTTTTGTACTAAATATTTCGAGTCTCTTGAAAGCGAAGATTAAGTTCAAATGCAAATTCAAGGCTCAAGTACAAGGAGTAAACTTTATTGAGTTTGAACTTGATACTTGCACTTGATACTTGCACTTGAGTTTCTGCCCCTTACTCCAAAGTAAAAGCCCCGACCGGAAGGTACGGGGCTCATACATATACTATTGAAAAACTTCCTATCTACTGATCACGAATTTCGCATAGCCCAGGCGTTTTGCACTAAAGCTATTTCCGTGATTGGCCATCAGATGCAGGATGTAGGTTCCTTCTTTTACATCACTTACATCCAACTCCAGGGTATTTTCTCCATTGAAAAGCCGCAAAGATATTTCCTTTACCAACTTTCCATTCAGATCAAATATCCCTGCCGTAGCCGGCTGCATACTTTCCGATTCCAACCTAAGCTTCATCAATGCTGATGCCGGATTAGGCCATAAATTGAGGGCTTGACCTTCTGGGAAGAGATCGATATTCGTGGGACCTCCGCCGCCGCCACCTCCGCCACCAGTAGGTGCAGGCAGATCTACGGTAAGGTCACAGGCAGGATCTGCTTTAAAGTCAACCGTATTACCCTGATCGTCTATAAAATTGGAGTTGACCAGGTCTGGCAGATTGACTGCATGATCATAGAATTCCATAACATCCAGGGTTCCGTAATTCACCCCAAACCAGTCCATCATGACCGAGGAAAGAATTTGACGGTAATCCCATTCAAATCCCACCAAACGGTTTCGATTGATATTGACGATGTCAGGATTATCCCCTAATACACCCCCATCAACGCCTTTGCCAAAGACCACCATAGGAGCCGAAGTTCCATGATCTGTCCCAAAGGTTCCATTCTCACCCACCTGGCGACCAAATTCTGAAAAAGTCAGACCGATTACTCTGTCATCCAGTCCCAGTCCTTTTAGGTCTTCCATGAACGCGTTTACGGCTTCAGAAAGGTGATATAGCAGGGTACCATGTCCACCAAAGGAAGGTTTATTCATCAAGGCCTGATTTTCATGGGTATCAAATCCCCCCATTCTTACCAGGAATACCTTGGTTTTAATCCCTCCAGCCAGCAAGCGTGCAACCGTTCTCAACTGAGGAGAAAGCGGATTATTCTGGAATCGACTCGCATTGGAGTGGTAGGTCATCGGATAAGTAACATTGGGGCTATTGGCACCCAAATTATACACATCCGTCAGACGCTGAGCATATACATTCGTAGTACGCTCTACATCTGTGATGAACTCAAGTTCACGACCATAATCAGAATCAGGGAAAGTATCCGGAAGAGCTCCTCCCAATCCATTTACCTGAGCGGCAAAGTTGCTGGGATTGTTGCTAAGGGTAATTCCCATAGGAATACCCATCGCCCGGTGGAAGCCCAGAGAAACAATATGGCTACCAAATTCCAAACCTGGAGGATCAGGCATATCGGTACTCGGATACTGATCCGGATAATTGGTAAATCTGTGATCCAGGTAACGACCAAACCAACCGGAATCCGGATTTTCGACCATACTCGGGCCATCCTTTCCACTCAACCAAATATCAGTCCCTCTAAAGTGAGAACCATTGATATTGGGATAAGCTACATTTTGCACGACCTTGAGTTTTCCCTGATCATAGAGATTTTTAAATCCTCCTAAATCCGGGTGTAATCCAATTTGCTGATTGCTCGGCAAAGTGGTATCCAGGTCGATATATTTTCTCACACCTACATTGTCAATTCCAATGCGGGGTCGCAAATTTCTATAGGTATTGTATTGATCCAAAGGAACGAAGGTATTTATACCATCATTTCCTCCAGACAATTGAATGATCACCAAAACCCGATCCCCTACTTCTTCACAGGTAAAAGAGCTGGTCATCAAAGATTCGGCCATCGCACGTACAGGTACTCCACCCAGTGCCAAAGGAGCTGCTATCATTGGCAATGCTCCTCTCATAAAATCTCGTCTTTTCATAATTTTTACGTTAAGAGCATTATGCTAATGAATATTCAGGCGACTGCAGGATGCCACGAACCAATTTCTCGATTTGCTGACGTACCGCTACGTCATCTCCAGAAGCTACATAGGTATCCCATTCAAACATCCAGCTGGTTTCGCTGAGGTTATCAAGAAGGATTTCGTCCATGAAGTAAGAGAAACGGTTGGCATCTATACCTTCCGGCAAGAGATAATCGATCAACTCCTGCACCAGATGATGTGCAATTCTGGCTCCTGCATGCGGTCCGGGATTGCCCATAGGATCATTTCCCGTGTATTCCGTAATATTTGCAGGATTATTTACCCAGCTCATCAAATCCAGTCGGAGCGGATCATTCCCATAGATATGTTCTTCTATGATCTGATGTCGCGCTGGAAGAGATTTCGAATTCATCCATAAGCGATTGAAATCCGGATTTTGATAAATCGGCGGATAACCGGCTACTTCTGGTGGCATGAAGAGATCAAAGCAGGCCTCAGATTGAGGTCTTTGTATCCCAAAACGATAGAAGGTAACATAGGAAGCAAAAGCATCCAATGCAGGATCCGGAATGGGAAGATCAAAGTAGCGAATCACGCCAACCTGTAGCTCCAAAGGAGACTTGATCAGGCCACCTACAATTTCATCGGTGGTATCCGGATTGCCCTCATCGTAAAAGTGTTCACTTTTCAACAATTGCTTGAGAACCGGAATGACCTGATAATTGTTGTTCTTGAGATTGTTGGCCAAAGGTACGATGATATCATCTTCGACCTCCTGGGTAATCAGAGGCCTTACAAAGAATCTATACATCCTTCGGGTGATCTCCAGCGCAGTTGCGTCCTGAGCGAAGATCATGTCTACAAACTCCTGAACTTCCAGGATCATATCCGTTTCAAGGGCCCTTCCACCAATAATGGTATTCTGGAAGGCATTGGAAAAGATTTTGTCAGTGGTATCGTGACGACCTATGTCAAAAGTGGCTCGGGGCAATCCAGTATCCGGATCAAATCCTAAAGGATCATCCCAGGCATCGTTTCGACGAAAACCCGTCATCAAACGGGCAGCCTCAGCTACGTCCTGCTCGGTGAAAGTGGTATAATCACCTTCTCCAATCTGAGGACCTTTACCAATGGTGAATAGTTCAAAGAATTCTCGCACAAAGTTTTCATTGGGACTGTTCTTTTCACTTTCCCCGATATCGAGGAAATCATTCATCCCATTGTCGAGACACATTTTTAGCGCAAGATCCTTGTAACTTTTATCTACATAATGATATAAAAGTCTAAGGGTATAGTAGTGGTTTTCACTGTATTCAATGACATCCAAACCCGTCACGAAACTACAGTGCAAAAAGAAAAATACCTTTTGCACAGCATTTACTGCGAGATTGGGATCAAAGATTTGGTGCAACCACCAGGAGTTGACGATAGCTTTGAGGTCATCGTCATCAGAATTAGCTCCACCACGGCCGGTAACAACCCAGGTAAGGCCAGTGGCAGGATCAACGGGGGGAGGGGGAATCGGAGGAAAATTCATCAACAAATCGACAGCCTCGTCTGCAGTCCTCGATGCTAAATCATCAATTTCTGCTCTTTTAGGTCCGAAGGTAGTCCGCCTGAGCAAATGAGCAGATAACCGACGACCCAACTGTCCATTTCTTTGAGCTAATGATGCCATGTCAAAGATTTTTTTAAATGAAACAATTAAGCTCCGTCAGGGTGTTTTATCACTCTTTTCATATAGAAAAAAGTGATACAGGTTAATAAATACGTTAAAAGTGCTTACCCCAAGTACAAGAAGCAGAAATATTCAATTTTCGCCTCAATATAAACGCTTTCACTGAAATTTCCTTAAATGAATTATTTACGCT includes:
- a CDS encoding YkgJ family cysteine cluster protein; this translates as MEEELGQELRRAKDKRAETRKFFARLRKKKPKKLDQYVSEFHDEVFEEIDCLSCANCCKTTSPVFTDRDIERIAKHLRMKPSQFVEEYLHMDEERDYVLNVAPCPFLLPDNCCMIYDVRPKACREYPHTNRKRFHQVLGLTLKNTEICPATARIVSKLAEVNF
- a CDS encoding acyl transferase, whose amino-acid sequence is MNTFDPDSFAKILLSGTFDFEQKSEELWRYQLDQNMVIRDYCKRLGREERQSIPIEFFKHFEMKAGDWQEEMIFKSSGTSGQTPSRHFVKDVSLYDQISLQGFHHFFAEGEYKILALLPSYLERGSSSLVHMVKNWIDHFGLPGSGFYLYNFAELRKAIYEAIDAGERIILIGVAYALLDFVDKEKITLPADTIVMETGGMKGRKKEMIREELHAHLKEGLGLERICSEYGMTELMSQAYTVESGRFRTAPSMQVFVSDIHLNRLIQKAGISGRLHIIDLANIHSCAFIATDDIGRIHEDGSFEVLGRLDTAEIRGCSLMYE
- a CDS encoding magnesium chelatase — encoded protein: MPDFSSLTKIKTLGELRASSYTPKSVKDELRENLIQKMKSGETIFKGILGYEETVIPDIQRAILSRHNIILLGLRGQAKTRIARQMLDLLDEYIPIVQGSEVRDDPFQPISRYARDLIAEQGDDTPVEWVHRDTRYAEKLATPDVTVADLIGDVDPIKAATLKLPYSDERVIHFGLIPRSHRGLFTINELPDLQPRIQVALFNILQESDIQIRGFQLRFPLDVQFVFTANPEDYTNRGSIVTPLKDRIESQILTHYPKSLDLSLAITQQEARLAEAQRERVEIAPICAKLVEQVAIEARESEYVDEKSGVSARLTISAYENLNSAVERRSILNGEDKGYSRISDLMGVIPAITGKIELVYEGEQEGPAIVASKLISKAIRSAFVDYFPNPEKLKRNAPENPYREITQWFGRGHVVDLMNNSSEKEFRKDLDGIPGLDKLVKDYHPKASGEEKYLLMEFVLHGLAEYSLLSKQGLESGLQFKDLLSGMLNIDDFGVDDDDDDYGGYYEKG
- a CDS encoding creatininase family protein, with translation MNYSARPYILAETSWKEVKDTDFDVAILPWGATEAHNYHLPYATDNIQADHIMYEVCKRVWEAGSKPILLPCVPFGINTGQLDVKLCINMNPSTQYAVLKDVAEAVREAGIKKLMIFNGHGANNFKNMIRELYPIYPDLFICGLNWFQSGGDWQNFFEHKPDHAGEMETSVMMTIAPQLVKNLSEAGDGAAKKFRFKAFQEGWVYSQRKWTSVTKDTGVGNPYQASVDKGQKWLEHCMANITDFLLEFCKTDPKDFYV
- a CDS encoding beta-galactosidase, producing MLLRALFLLALILPYPFAHAQSVKSNLPFSKSLLTAPGVNYYPHQWPEDQWEKDLKNMASMGIEFVNVGDQAWASWQRSEGAAQLSGLEKVVSLAEQAGLEVVITIPIMDAPAWLRSSYENIANVGIPQLSNEVYHAAVQTLVKGMARKFANNDAVAGFIIPSLSKEQWEGIDRSQFSQKLFQEYLERNYRSIDSLNTAWGMAFVGETYSSFGEIYLPIKGNIEHPLMNLSYRQFRADELQSFLQDQIKELAAYIPENQWISLHVKEMASFQNPWEYEKLDFLSWSRSNDFIGYADAFEMGVSTAFSNAFFQSTGSLGFSEQGTNRYIPSTQRIALYNALASGNQFISPYRYRQPSFHIGNAEAALLKRDGKTLTAYGETYKQFMGELKLIRDKYPKLVETPAAIKSRNTAILYSPQLLRNASYQNEEEGWDYENHLAGYHKVLRSMGCPVSFIQGNQDFFKYKVLIVAGYEHIDERLVKRLEDFAKKGGNVIFTARSATKDASGSYLAKGPSSPIEKLIGAKVVHTDQIPGTGQSKINHKGQSYKWSSWGEVLELSGSIPLATHGAQYYSGRAAASFKTLSRGSFSYFGFDTDEKLLEQALVRKIFERMRLSFDRMELGMVKAWRDGFWFGMNFGKESQRVPMDPYNTMYVGTLDLGRGEVNVWRERVQDESTKTKVSNISTKSKAPVTASKDAPKEKNAKDKKVKDKKVNEKAAGEKSLFEQTIQNRKKKNN
- a CDS encoding DUF1501 domain-containing protein — encoded protein: MKRRDFMRGALPMIAAPLALGGVPVRAMAESLMTSSFTCEEVGDRVLVIIQLSGGNDGINTFVPLDQYNTYRNLRPRIGIDNVGVRKYIDLDTTLPSNQQIGLHPDLGGFKNLYDQGKLKVVQNVAYPNINGSHFRGTDIWLSGKDGPSMVENPDSGWFGRYLDHRFTNYPDQYPSTDMPDPPGLEFGSHIVSLGFHRAMGIPMGITLSNNPSNFAAQVNGLGGALPDTFPDSDYGRELEFITDVERTTNVYAQRLTDVYNLGANSPNVTYPMTYHSNASRFQNNPLSPQLRTVARLLAGGIKTKVFLVRMGGFDTHENQALMNKPSFGGHGTLLYHLSEAVNAFMEDLKGLGLDDRVIGLTFSEFGRQVGENGTFGTDHGTSAPMVVFGKGVDGGVLGDNPDIVNINRNRLVGFEWDYRQILSSVMMDWFGVNYGTLDVMEFYDHAVNLPDLVNSNFIDDQGNTVDFKADPACDLTVDLPAPTGGGGGGGGGPTNIDLFPEGQALNLWPNPASALMKLRLESESMQPATAGIFDLNGKLVKEISLRLFNGENTLELDVSDVKEGTYILHLMANHGNSFSAKRLGYAKFVISR
- a CDS encoding DUF1800 family protein, whose protein sequence is MASLAQRNGQLGRRLSAHLLRRTTFGPKRAEIDDLASRTADEAVDLLMNFPPIPPPPVDPATGLTWVVTGRGGANSDDDDLKAIVNSWWLHQIFDPNLAVNAVQKVFFFLHCSFVTGLDVIEYSENHYYTLRLLYHYVDKSYKDLALKMCLDNGMNDFLDIGESEKNSPNENFVREFFELFTIGKGPQIGEGDYTTFTEQDVAEAARLMTGFRRNDAWDDPLGFDPDTGLPRATFDIGRHDTTDKIFSNAFQNTIIGGRALETDMILEVQEFVDMIFAQDATALEITRRMYRFFVRPLITQEVEDDIIVPLANNLKNNNYQVIPVLKQLLKSEHFYDEGNPDTTDEIVGGLIKSPLELQVGVIRYFDLPIPDPALDAFASYVTFYRFGIQRPQSEACFDLFMPPEVAGYPPIYQNPDFNRLWMNSKSLPARHQIIEEHIYGNDPLRLDLMSWVNNPANITEYTGNDPMGNPGPHAGARIAHHLVQELIDYLLPEGIDANRFSYFMDEILLDNLSETSWMFEWDTYVASGDDVAVRQQIEKLVRGILQSPEYSLA